The Alphaproteobacteria bacterium genome segment GAATGCCGGGCGTTTCTCGGGAGTCCCGATTTTGTCTGGTAACGACTTTTTTGTCCGGTTTTGGGGCGTGCGCGGCAGCGTTGCATGCTCAGCGCCGGACATCATGAAATATGGCGGTAACACGTCCACGCTAGAAATCTGGTGCGGCGACAACCTGTTGATGTTCGACGCGGGAACGGGCTTGCGTTACCTCGGTAATAGCCTTGTGGGTAAAAAGAATCTCAAGGCGAGCCTGTATCTAACGCATACGCATTTCGATCATGTATGCGGCCTCCCGTTTTTCCGACCGGCGTTCCTGCCGACCAACGAATTCGAAATTTGGGCCGGTCATCTTCTGCCCAAACACACGATTCGTTATGCGCTGACCGAATTGATGATGGCGCCGTTGTTCCCGGTGCCGCTGGAAATCTTTCAGTGCAAGCTGTCGTTTCACGATTTCGAGGCAGGGAGCACGCTCCATCCCTATCCGGATGTCGAGGTCCAAACCTGCGTCCTCAATC includes the following:
- a CDS encoding MBL fold metallo-hydrolase, translated to MSGNDFFVRFWGVRGSVACSAPDIMKYGGNTSTLEIWCGDNLLMFDAGTGLRYLGNSLVGKKNLKASLYLTHTHFDHVCGLPFFRPAFLPTNEFEIWAGHLLPKHTIRYALTELMMAPLFPVPLEIFQCKLSFHDFEAGSTLHPYPDVEVQTCVLNHPNGATGYRVNYQGKSICYLTDTEHTPGQPDENILKLIEGADLVVYDGMYSDEEYKNRVGWGHSSWQEGARLCDMANVKQYCVFHHDPDHSDDYMDGIAKQVDALRPGSIVARETMILRPGNPEPSFA